The genomic segment TGTGCTATCTAATATAACGCAATATTTGTTTCAGGTATGCATTCATCTTATTGGTAGTATTCCAGCTGCTTATGACAAATGTCTCGTTACTTGGACACCTCTGTGGCATTTTGTCTGGCTTTGCATGTGTGTctcatttatttttgaaaattcaccTTTCCATCATTGTACTTTCTGCAAATCATGTGATAAATTTGGTTGAAGCTTGAAAAAATGTTTGTCAACTTTTTCAGATACCTTTGGCTTATTCAACTTCCTTATTCCTGGACCATCCTTTTACACTGCCATTGAGTCCTCATCATGGCTTGTAAGTATTCTGATGAACTGGCTGATAATAATAGTAGATTTTTCTTTACTGTGCCTTTCCAGTTGCTTCTCTGCATTAGCTTTTAGTCTGGTTAGGATCTCACTAATTGTATCTGACATCAACAATGTACTTTTCAACTCAATGTTGAATTACTGATAAGGAACTGTGAAATGTCAATTGTTGTTTATCCTTGTTAGATGATCTTCTGCAACACCAGTTAGATATTTACTTAAACATGATAATTGGAATATTTTCTTAGTTTTCAAAAGTGATTTTATGATTAATATGATATATGGCTGTGCAAACCTCTTCAGGCAAGCTGTGTGAGGCGgcctaaatttattttatgcagTGGTGGAAACCCTTCAGCTTACATCCCCACTTATACTGCTCAAAATTCATCCTCCAGGTATATTTTTCTTACCTTAATCAAGACTGCTTTCCTTCCTTCTTTTGGGATTGTTATCTGGTGAATTTTGTTAAACAGTGCACTATTTTCTGGAAACATTTGGAGAAACTTGTCTTCTTGGATGCCGCAGAGGGGGACAACAGCTCAGGTTTTGATTCAATCATATTTGGATGATtgtttgtgtttttctttttcttggccAAGAACTTTGTGCTCTATATTATATTTTCATGTGGTGGCTGCTTCTAAGTTTTAACCCttgcatttttttttttgcataaatgTCTTTAAGTATGTTGTTTCGTGAATCATTTCATCGTGGAATGCAACTACGAAGAAAATGAAACAATGATATTCCCGAATTAGTTTTGTGCTTTATCTTGAACTGTGGCACTGGCACCCTTGAGCCTGTAGTTCTGACATATATGGTCAAAGATAAATTAATGTGATCATTCTCAATACATGCAGCCAGCACAAGATGATCCCAGATTTCCTGGGAGAGGCAGAACTCTTGGTTCTGTTCAAAATACTGCTGTAAATTCAGATTCAAACTTACAAGCTAGGCTTTTGGATAATAGTAGACCCACTAGTCCATCAGATATTGCAGCAGGTGGTGCTGGGGAGAGGCTTTCAAATGAAAGGTATCAGGAAATGTTTTTCTCActcattttgttttcatttcaattaCTGTTCTCTAATTGTCTTAGTGATAAggccttttcctttccttttgctCTTTAGTTTGAAAGTTAGCCCATATCAATCTGGCTTATGTCATGCTCTGGTTTAGAAATCTTACCATCTCTTTCTGGAATTTTATATGGTTTAGTTGTAACTTTTAGGATCTTTTCGGGTCTCTTAATTGTCCCCAAACCCCCATCCCACCACAAGTGTATCACAAGTGAACTTTTTCCAACTCCATTTGGTTTGTATTTAATAGATGTTATGAAATCAGCAAACTGTGTTTTTGCTTAGGGCTCTGTATTTCAAACTTTAGGCCACTGTAGTTGAATTTAATCTAGTTTTTCAATTACTGTTACTTTTCTATATGATTGAAAAGACGTTACATTTTTCTTGTTCATCTTTCAGGCGGTTACAAGTGAATGATGCAGTTGCAGTTGGTGCAGGAGGTTATCCACTTCCTCAGGTTACTTTCTATTATTTAAGAATAGTATTTATTTCTgtgtagaattttttttaaggttaattaggtCATTGATTGATAGTTTGGTTTTCATATCTTCTAGATGCCGCAGGTAGCTTCTGAGGAACAAATCCAGAAACTCTTATCAATGGGTTTTGAAAGGGTAACTGTTATATCCCTTTCATTTTGCATGTTTTACAACTGTAGTATAAGTCTATAAGATGTTTGTTTTATCTGACATATATGTCTTATAGGTTCCTTCTTTTAAGAACATAGTTTTGTGATTCAGTATTCATGTGATAGTTACATTGCTATGACACttgcatataaaaaaaattaagctggTGATTGCATGCTATGTTACTTATACTTGATTGTGAATGTTGGATATTGGTATTCATCTGACAGGATTATgttcaaaattttccaagttttccatgtatttggaatATCTTTAAATTGTATCTTCATATCTATGTCTGAATATGCATTGGGTATGTGTTAGACATGGGTGCTTCAATAAAAATGAAGAGGCAGTGTAACATAAGTTAATGCACATTGGCACACTCAAAACGCACTGTCATACCTGTGCACGAACTTCTGTTTCAACATGGAGagtgacaaaaaaaattgtaTCGGGTTTGTTTCAGACACAAGTAGAAGTTGCAATAGCAGCTGCCGATGGAGATCTTAACGTGGCTGTAGAAATTCTTATGAGTCAGCAGGTATGCCCTTGACAGCTGTAATTCTTTAAGTCATCGGTATTTCTTGTTCTTATTTTTTGAGGATTATCGTGATTTTGTTACAGGGCTGATCTGCAAAAAATATAAGGTCTTACGATTTTTAAACAACAAATATCCACTTGAGCTTGATTTCAAGCGGCTTAGTTCTTGCACCTTGTGTCCATATTGTAATTAGTGGTCATATCCACAGGAGCCAACAAAGAGCAAAGAAACATTATGAATTGGACTAATTGTACTAAACTTCTGTTTGAAGCTTTCTGCAATACATGACCTTGCTGAAATCATAGCCTGTCTTCTCAATTTTCCTTGATTTACTACGATACTCTTGTGTTCTTCTCAAAATTGATACGTTTTAGGCACTATAGCTTAAGCAACCACATATGTTCCTTTgtttaaaaagaatataaaagaggTCACGATCTGTTGACACGGAGACGGATTCTAGATGTTGAGAGTCTGCGAGTGTTGATAAGATTTGCAAATTTGGGATCTGCTAAATTGATATAGTGTGATTGGTTGATTGAGTGAAAAAGTGTTGTTAAGGCATGATTGCTCTCCCCTGATTCTAAGAAGAATGCCACCAGTTGGAATCCAGATCCTCGAGATAGTTGACCTGATGCCACGCCAAATGAATGGAGAACTTTCACGAACCATGGCTGAAGGGGGAGGTGAAAACGCAAGTGGCAAAAATATATCCTTCCCATCGCTGGACACGTCACTTAGTTGATATTCATCTCTTCTGATGGAAACCCTATATTGATAATGGGAATCCTCGAGCCCTCTCGAGTAGAGAACCTGTCGCATTTCTTCCACCTTAGTGGTGCAGGAGGCGCAGTCGCTCATAGCAGGGATATCATCCCCTCTGTTTTCCCCTTCCCCTTATAGATTTGCAAGcagaaaacaaaggaaaagacaAACAAAGACGATCCAAAGGGTAACAGAGAACAAAGTAAAAGTTATCGCAAGACAAAAAAGCCTAACAAACTTCAAAAAATAGAGAAGAGAAATCTCGAGAAAGTACACTTGGAATgcaaaaaatattcaagaaacgCGAAAGCACAACACAACTCAAAATCCATAAGCTTCCTATTTCCTGGTATCACGAGCCTAAAGTCAAacgacattttttttcttttctgtcgTAGGCATGGACAAGACTATTGTAGTCTCTCAATCTCTCTAACCCTCCTACGAAACAAATCAATCTTTTCCCACCCTATCTGTCAAACTGCATCCTCTCTTCCTTTCTTACCAACCCAAATTCTACCATCAACATGATGTATTACAACTACCGACTCTACTTTTGTGCAACAACTCCTTACAATAAATTCCTCTGCTCAAGCGCCGATCAAGTTTACCCCCTCCAATTATCAGGCATGGTATACATAATGGCAAAGCATTGGATATGATTTTACATCATACGCCATAGTACCGCCTTCCTCTATGCCAACTACTTTTTGGCTTCGCCAAGACCAACTAATTTGAGGTGCTTTGGTTGCTTCTCTTTCTCTCGAGGTTGCCTCTCATGTTCTATATGCAGACACTTCTTTTGCTGTTTGGACTAACACTCCAGAAAATTTGTTTATGTCCTTCTCGTGCTCGGATTCTTTCTTTGAAAGAGTCTTTGGCTACTACCAAAAAGAGATCTCAAAGCATGGAAGCCTACTTACAACATATAAAAAGTAGTCACTAGACTTAATATTGCAAGCGCTAATATCACAATGGATGATGCTGCTCTTCACGTTATTCATAATCTTCCACCAGAATACCGTTCCTATACAAATACTCTTCGAACAAGAGACACCATTGACTTTTCAAGAATTGCATGAGCTTTTATGTGATTATGAATATCTTCTCCAACGTGATGTTACCCCTTCTGTTCTGGTTACTGCCAACTTTGCCTGTCGTACCAACAATAATGGCAACCAGACTGATAACCGAGTGTCTCGTTGTTCGTGTAATGGTTAAAACCAACGATCCAACTGCCCTTGACAAAACAATCATCATTCTACTCCTCAAGGGACCAATAATCGATTTATTTGTCAGCTTTGTGATAAACCTAGCCATACTATTAAACAATGTAGTAAGTTGCAAGCTGTGTTTCCATGGCTCACTGTTCCCCCTTCATCATCTTTTGGATCTATTGCTCCTCAAGCACATTTTTCTTCACCTACTTCTAGTGGTTCTTCGAATTGGTTAGTTGATTTGGGTGCTTCACATCACATAACTACAGACATTTAGAACTTATCTCTTCATTCTGATTATGAAGGTGGTGACGATCTTACGATTGATGATGGTAATAACTTGCAAGTAACTCATAGTGTTAAGCCTTTACATTTATCTAATGTTCTTTGTGTTCCTGCTATGAAGTAAACTTCAATTTTTGTTTATCAATTGTGTTCTTCGAATTTTGTAACAGTT from the Gossypium hirsutum isolate 1008001.06 chromosome D09, Gossypium_hirsutum_v2.1, whole genome shotgun sequence genome contains:
- the LOC107891214 gene encoding rhomboid-like protein 15; amino-acid sequence: MPNIVSEAGLQTRAGQWWDSIPFLTSAVVIVCGVIYLICLLIGYDSFYEVCFLPEAIVSHFQVYRIYTSIIFHGSLLHVLFNMLALVPLGSELERIMGSIRLLYTIILLATSNAIFHLIIALVVAHNPFHPFEHLMNECAIGFSGILFSMIVIETSLSGVQSRSVFGLFNVPAKWYAFILLVVFQLLMTNVSLLGHLCGILSGFAYTFGLFNFLIPGPSFYTAIESSSWLASCVRRPKFILCSGGNPSAYIPTYTAQNSSSSALFSGNIWRNLSSWMPQRGTTAQPAQDDPRFPGRGRTLGSVQNTAVNSDSNLQARLLDNSRPTSPSDIAAGGAGERLSNERRLQVNDAVAVGAGGYPLPQMPQVASEEQIQKLLSMGFERTQVEVAIAAADGDLNVAVEILMSQQG